The proteins below are encoded in one region of Syngnathus acus chromosome 2, fSynAcu1.2, whole genome shotgun sequence:
- the lmod3 gene encoding leiomodin-3, whose amino-acid sequence MSSRDTEDLNEEDIDEDELLATLSPEELKELQSEMDIIIAPDDSVPVGQRQKDQTEKSPTGSFDHRSLVGYLYWEKESKRMLEEERVPATLLPSEKTLSKEAEEKEKVNTVEDGHDEICEGKQEVIEEKAKDDTGDGKIAEEKIEETVKEVVNNVKESNEVDKALPEKEMNTNQCEKSQTKSDGTEKETVSHENGTTQVKEESKTTDALPPPDSLGDAKTSEPNDKVQQKEEPKINKLKIPKLALNNIKMTSRPSGNETNLESTLDKIRNNNSSVTEVNLNNIENIPKEMLLDYVNALKKNKHVKTFSIANTGVDENIAFNLANMLRENRSITTLNIESNFITGKGIVAIIRCLQFNETLTELRFHNQRHMLGHHAEMEISRLLKANSTLLKMGYHFEQPGPRMVVTNLLTRNLDRQRQLRKEEQKQQQLKEQKEVMQMYESSLNLPPGLLEMLGYIPPLELLQKHGLVAPPKELNNVPPKAEAKEIKEEPEPPKQLKHKKIPKQPSAETQNPLREVRLKKTPKKRDHFQELDRREASRQERANVQLRKTPKVKESVTEGPVEEKANLKDVIKTLKPIPRKRVPPKVDPTPRDELLNEIKKSNVAYLKSVPLPKALESSETSLI is encoded by the exons ATGTCGAGCAGAGATACCGAGGACCTGAATGAGGAGGACATTGATGAGGATGAGCTCCTCGCTACGCTTTCGCCTGAGGAGCTTAAGGAGCTCCAGAGTGAAATGGATATTATAATTGCTCCAGATGATAGCGTTCCAGTTGGACAGAGGCAGAAGGACCAGACAGAGAAGTCACCGACTGGAAGCTTTGACCACAGATCCTTGGTCGGCTACCTCTACTGGGAAAAGGAATCCAAACGCATGCTTGAGGAAGAAAGAGTGCCTGCTACTCTGCTACCCAGTGAG AAAACACTGAGCAAGGAGgctgaagagaaagaaaaagtcaacacGGTGGAAGATGGGCACGATGAAATTTgtgaaggaaaacaagaaGTCATTGAGGAAAAGGCTAAAGATGATACTGGAGACGGGAAAATAGCTGAAGAAAAGATAGAGGAGACCGTTAAGGAAGTTGTCAACAACGTGAAAGAGAGCAATGAAGTGGACAAAGCGCTCCCTGAGAAAGAGATGAATACAAATCAGTGTGAAAAAAGTCAGACAAAATCTGACGGCACAGAAAAGGAAACGGTAAGCCATGAGAACGGAACGACACAAGTTAAAGAGGAAAGTAAAACGACAGACGCTTTGCCTCCTCCGGACTCACTGGGGGATGCAAAGACAAGTGAGCCCAACGACAAAGTCCAGCAAAAAGAGGAGCCAAAgatcaataaattaaaaatcccCAAGCTGGCACTGAACAACATCAAAATGACATCTCGACCATCGGGAAATGAGACAAACTTAGAGTCGACGCTGGACAAGATCCGAAACAACAATTCTTCTGTCACCGAGGTGAATCTCAACAACATCGAAAACATTCCCAAAGAGATGCTCCTGGACTACGTCAACGCCTTGAAGAAGAACAAACACGTGAAAACCTTCAGCATCGCAAACACCGGCGTGGATGAAAACATCGCCTTCAACCTGGCCAACATGTTACGCGAGAATCGCAGCATCACCACGCTCAACATCGAGTCCAACTTCATCACCGGAAAGGGAATCGTCGCCATCATTCGATGCCTGCAATTCAACGAGACCCTCACCGAGCTGCGCTTTCACAATCAAAGACACATGCTGGGTCATCATGCCGAGATGGAGATTTCACGGCTGCTCAAGGCCAACAGCACCTTGCTGAAGATGGGCTACCATTTTGAACAGCCGGGGCCGAGGATGGTGGTGACTAATCTCTTAACCAGGAACCTGGACCGCCAGAGGCAGCTGAGAAAGGAagagcagaagcagcagcagctgaagGAGCAGAAGGAGGTCATGCAGATGTACGAGAGCAGTCTCAACCTGCCTCCGGGTTTACTTGAGATGCTGGGCTACATACCGCCCCTCGAACTCCTGCAGAAACACGGGCTTGTTGCGCCTCCAAAAGAACTGAATAACGTGCCGCCAAAAGCAGAAGCAAAGGAAATCAAAGAGGAACCAGAGCCACCAAAGCAGCTAAAACACAAGAAAATTCCCAAGCAACCAAGCGCTGAGACCCAAAACCCATTGAGAGAAGTCCGGCTGAAGAAAACGCCAAAGAAACGTGACCATTTTCAGGAGTTGGATCGCAGAGAGGCCAGTCGACAAGAGAGAGCAAATGTCCAACTGAGGAAGACTCCCAAAGTGAAGGAGTCAGTCACAGAAGGGCCGgtggaagaaaaagcaaacCTGAAGGACGTCATTAAGACTTTGAAGCCGATCCCTCGCAAGCGAGTGCCACCCAAGGTTGATCCCACACCCCGCGACGAGCTCCTAAATGAGATCAAGAAGAGTAACGTGGCCTACCTTAAATCT GTGCCGCTCCCCAAAGCCTTGGAATCAAGTGAAACAAGTCTCATCTGA